One region of Flavobacterium pisciphilum genomic DNA includes:
- a CDS encoding RagB/SusD family nutrient uptake outer membrane protein, with product MKLKNIKYSLAVCGVLFTVLSCSDDFLTVEPKGTSLEANYYKNESQAYAGLVAVYDILGKQSKGFENMICMLNAGSDDFYAAGGGATDGAGIHGFSDYSLSQSTIPRSYWDDFYRGVFRANVLLKKLPAVPMDEAKKARFAAETKALRAYYYFELVRTFRNIPLILEPIPTADIFNVVQATPEAVYAQIEQDLKESLPALPVIITNMGDEAGRLSQGAAKALLGKVYLYQGKNALAAAELVDVNGTPGGTSMYGYKLVANYADLWKISNKFNSEAIIEISHTDKSNADWDFWGGGKDEGNSVCVMVGPRGYNRLLNSAPDYVSGWSFNTVTQGLYDVLKGDPRFDATILDMKALKAAGQADWAPGYDDTGYFLKKFMPLKSDISTGGGAADLNYKQDVYAIRLADTYLMEAEALGATGTRAQALLDAVRARVGLGSIPVSMDAIMLERRKELAGEGHRWFDLVRTGRAAAALASRGFMPDKNEIWPIPFKELENTKLDQNPNYNN from the coding sequence ATGAAACTAAAAAATATAAAATATTCACTTGCTGTTTGCGGCGTACTTTTTACTGTCCTGTCTTGCAGTGATGATTTTTTAACTGTAGAACCAAAAGGGACTTCACTTGAGGCTAACTATTATAAAAATGAAAGTCAAGCTTATGCAGGATTAGTAGCCGTTTACGATATATTGGGTAAACAATCTAAAGGTTTTGAAAATATGATCTGTATGTTAAATGCAGGTTCAGATGATTTTTACGCTGCAGGAGGAGGTGCTACAGATGGTGCAGGAATACATGGTTTTTCAGATTATTCACTTAGTCAATCAACAATTCCACGTAGTTATTGGGATGATTTTTATCGAGGGGTTTTTAGAGCAAATGTATTGCTTAAAAAGTTGCCAGCTGTACCTATGGATGAAGCTAAAAAAGCAAGATTTGCAGCAGAAACAAAGGCATTACGTGCTTATTATTATTTTGAATTAGTCCGTACTTTCCGAAATATTCCATTGATTTTAGAGCCAATACCTACTGCTGATATTTTTAATGTGGTTCAGGCAACTCCCGAAGCTGTATATGCACAAATTGAGCAAGATTTGAAAGAATCACTTCCTGCATTACCAGTTATAATCACAAATATGGGAGATGAGGCAGGTCGTTTATCTCAAGGTGCCGCTAAAGCATTACTAGGAAAAGTTTATTTATACCAAGGAAAAAATGCATTGGCAGCAGCAGAATTGGTTGATGTAAATGGTACTCCTGGTGGAACAAGTATGTATGGATATAAGTTGGTAGCTAATTATGCAGATTTATGGAAAATAAGCAACAAATTTAATTCAGAAGCAATTATTGAAATTTCACATACAGACAAAAGTAATGCCGATTGGGATTTTTGGGGTGGAGGAAAAGATGAAGGAAACTCAGTTTGTGTTATGGTAGGTCCTAGAGGGTATAATAGATTATTAAATTCTGCACCAGATTATGTTTCGGGATGGAGTTTTAATACAGTAACTCAAGGGTTGTATGATGTTTTAAAAGGAGATCCACGTTTTGATGCTACAATCCTTGATATGAAAGCTTTAAAAGCTGCTGGACAAGCTGATTGGGCTCCTGGTTATGATGATACAGGGTATTTTTTGAAAAAATTCATGCCTTTAAAATCAGATATCTCAACAGGTGGTGGAGCAGCAGATTTAAATTATAAACAAGATGTTTATGCAATTCGTTTAGCAGATACTTATTTAATGGAGGCAGAAGCACTAGGAGCTACTGGGACAAGAGCACAAGCTTTATTAGACGCTGTAAGAGCACGTGTTGGTTTAGGGTCAATTCCAGTTTCTATGGATGCAATTATGTTGGAAAGAAGAAAAGAATTAGCTGGTGAGGGACACCGTTGGTTTGATTTAGTAAGAACAGGTAGGGCAGCAGCTGCATTGGCTTCTAGAGGATTTATGCCAGATAAAAATGAAATTTGGCCAATTCCTTTTAAAGAACTAGAAAACACTAAACTGGATCAGAATCCTAATTATAACAATTAA
- a CDS encoding glycoside hydrolase family 30 protein translates to MNNIIKRIRNISPILITVFAFGCSSSNVTDINSKNEHNQNHQKIEVFTTAENTTFKLSKTDGLVVTSAIKDLKNTITVNLQKTDQTFLGIGGAITDASAEVFAKLSAKKQQEFLNAYYDKDKGIGYSLARTTIHSSDFSSGSYTYIKEGDKDLKTFSVEHDRKYRIPLLKKAIAAAGGKLTLFASPWSPPAFMKTNNNMLRGGTLLPEYAQSWANYYVKFIREYEKEGIPIWGLSIQNEPMATQSWESCIYTAEAERDFLKDFLGPTMAKEGLESKNIIIWDHNRGDMLVQRAKLNFSDPEVSKYVWGIGFHWYETWNGGPPKFESVAEVHEAFPNKNLLFTEGCIEKFDASKYQFWGNAERYGINMINDFNNGTVGWTDWNILLDQNGGPNHVGNFCFAPIHANTNTDELLYTPMYYYIGHLSKFIRPNAKRIVAEVNSDVLISTTFINTDGKIATVVMNKNDNEITYSLVIASEKKAITIPAHAIQTLVY, encoded by the coding sequence ATGAATAATATAATAAAACGGATAAGAAATATTTCACCAATATTGATAACAGTTTTTGCATTTGGCTGTTCTTCATCGAATGTAACAGACATCAATTCAAAAAACGAACACAATCAAAACCATCAAAAGATTGAAGTATTTACAACAGCAGAGAATACAACATTTAAGCTATCCAAAACAGATGGTTTAGTTGTTACTTCTGCCATTAAAGATTTAAAAAATACAATTACTGTAAATCTTCAAAAAACAGATCAGACTTTCTTAGGAATCGGAGGAGCAATTACAGATGCAAGTGCTGAGGTTTTTGCTAAATTAAGTGCTAAGAAACAACAAGAATTTCTTAATGCTTATTATGATAAAGACAAAGGAATAGGTTACTCATTGGCGAGAACAACGATTCATAGCTCTGATTTTAGCAGTGGTAGTTATACATACATCAAGGAGGGAGATAAAGATCTAAAAACGTTTAGTGTAGAACATGATCGAAAATATCGTATTCCTTTATTAAAAAAAGCAATTGCAGCTGCAGGAGGAAAACTAACACTTTTTGCAAGCCCATGGAGTCCTCCAGCATTTATGAAGACCAATAATAATATGCTAAGAGGAGGCACATTATTGCCAGAATATGCACAATCATGGGCCAATTACTATGTGAAATTTATTCGGGAATATGAAAAAGAAGGTATTCCTATTTGGGGACTATCTATTCAGAATGAACCAATGGCAACACAAAGTTGGGAATCTTGTATCTATACTGCTGAGGCAGAAAGAGATTTTCTTAAAGACTTTTTGGGGCCAACAATGGCAAAGGAAGGATTAGAATCTAAAAATATTATCATTTGGGATCATAACCGTGGAGACATGTTGGTACAAAGAGCAAAACTGAATTTTTCGGATCCAGAAGTATCTAAATATGTTTGGGGAATTGGATTTCATTGGTATGAAACGTGGAATGGTGGACCTCCAAAATTTGAGTCAGTTGCAGAAGTTCACGAAGCATTCCCAAATAAGAATTTATTGTTTACAGAAGGATGTATCGAAAAATTTGATGCTTCAAAATATCAATTCTGGGGGAATGCAGAACGATATGGAATTAATATGATAAATGATTTTAATAACGGAACAGTTGGTTGGACAGATTGGAATATCCTTTTGGATCAAAATGGAGGACCAAATCATGTAGGTAATTTTTGTTTTGCTCCAATTCATGCCAATACAAATACTGATGAATTACTATACACTCCGATGTATTATTATATTGGCCATCTTTCAAAATTTATTCGACCTAATGCCAAAAGAATCGTAGCCGAAGTAAATTCAGATGTTTTGATAAGTACTACATTCATTAATACAGATGGAAAAATTGCAACAGTTGTAATGAATAAAAATGATAATGAAATAACATATTCTTTAGTAATTGCTTCTGAGAAAAAAGCAATCACAATTCCGGCTCATGCAATTCAAACTTTAGTTTATTAA
- a CDS encoding SusC/RagA family TonB-linked outer membrane protein, which produces MKLTKLLIFCFSSILFSVYAQAQDVTVNGIVNDESGMPVPGASVIIKGTGKGTSSDFDGKFQLQAPSNGVLTITFIGYATINEPINGRNKIVVQLRPESQNLNEVVVIGYGTQKKSVVTGAISKVKSQDIENLPISRVEQTLQGRVSGVTIAASSGQPGSASTIRVRGITTLGNNDPLWVVDGVVVDAGGIGYLNQSDIASMEVLKDAASQAIYGARAAAGVIIITTKKGKSGKLSVSYNGYTGFSSAARKLDLLNATEYATLRNEKYANGYVKKSPTDTFTLPFPNPNALGTGTDWQSVIFNDSAARIGQELSLSGGNDVSTFYASFGLLEQEGIVTTDISKYNRKNMRLNSTHKISKWITFGQTLGYSREKVVGLGNTNSLYGGPLASAINLDPITPAIVTDPNMAALPPYSVGIADGKGILRDSNGNPYGVSTIVTREMSNPLAYTQTRLGNYDWSDNFVGNAYLEVEPIKGLKFRTTLGGKLAYWGYENFTPVSYLNSDNITKLNNLSRNTNKGFGWNIENVVSYTKSVGNHNFSVLLGQGAYVDNQNSGSTITYTNLPVDNRNDASFNFNLPKDQINATAKTGNEHRVTSIFSRLTYDYKEKYLATGIIRRDGSSRFGANNKYGTFPSFSLGWVPSKEDFWIENKVVNQLKFRGGYGVTGNDNIGDFKYLATVGDGRNYTIGTSGSVTIGNSPDAPSNPDLKWEETSQTNIGLDATFFSDFSLSVDWYIKKTTGILQDIQLPGYVGSGNPTGNVADMENKGIDLELGYRKKVGQVNVSLSANISYLENEVTYLGRGIDFLPSGEQYQASTYDITRTQVGQPFGSFYGFKTAGIFQNQNEINSYKNAAGGLIQPDAKPGDFRWTDINGDGKITADDRTFIGSPIPKYTFGFTVNLDYKNFDLLIFTQGAAGNDIFQGLRRLDIENSNYQTAALGRWTGEGTSNTYPRLTSDDTNKNFNNPSNFYLEKGDYIRIKTIQLGYSLPTKVIGQIGLEKTRVYLTGENLFTFTKYTGFDPEIGASGTSNVMGIDRGFYPQAKTIMLGVNLQF; this is translated from the coding sequence ATGAAATTAACAAAATTGCTTATTTTTTGTTTTTCATCTATTCTATTCTCAGTTTATGCTCAAGCACAAGATGTAACAGTAAACGGAATAGTTAATGATGAAAGTGGTATGCCAGTACCAGGTGCATCTGTTATAATAAAAGGAACGGGAAAAGGGACGTCATCTGATTTTGATGGTAAGTTTCAACTTCAAGCGCCTTCTAATGGAGTTTTGACAATTACTTTTATAGGTTACGCTACTATTAATGAACCGATAAATGGTAGAAATAAAATCGTTGTACAGTTACGTCCAGAATCACAAAACCTAAATGAGGTTGTTGTTATTGGATATGGTACTCAAAAGAAAAGTGTAGTAACAGGGGCAATCTCAAAGGTAAAATCTCAAGATATTGAAAACTTGCCAATATCAAGGGTCGAGCAAACCTTACAAGGTAGAGTTTCTGGAGTTACCATTGCCGCTAGTTCAGGACAACCAGGTTCTGCTTCTACCATTCGTGTGCGTGGAATTACTACTCTTGGAAATAATGATCCACTATGGGTTGTTGATGGTGTGGTCGTTGATGCTGGTGGAATTGGTTACTTAAACCAATCTGATATAGCATCTATGGAGGTATTAAAAGATGCCGCCTCTCAAGCTATTTACGGTGCAAGGGCCGCAGCGGGGGTTATTATCATTACTACCAAAAAAGGAAAATCAGGTAAACTGAGTGTAAGCTATAATGGTTATACTGGTTTTTCTTCAGCAGCAAGGAAATTAGATCTTTTAAATGCTACAGAATATGCAACTTTAAGAAATGAGAAGTATGCAAACGGATACGTTAAAAAATCTCCTACCGATACTTTTACATTGCCTTTTCCGAATCCTAATGCATTAGGAACAGGAACAGATTGGCAATCGGTTATTTTTAACGATAGTGCAGCACGCATTGGTCAAGAGTTAAGTTTATCTGGTGGAAATGATGTTTCTACTTTTTATGCTTCTTTTGGTCTTTTGGAACAAGAGGGTATTGTAACAACAGATATTTCTAAATACAATAGAAAAAATATGCGTTTAAACTCTACGCACAAAATATCTAAATGGATAACTTTTGGTCAAACACTAGGTTATTCGAGAGAGAAAGTAGTTGGATTAGGAAACACAAATAGTTTATACGGAGGACCTTTGGCATCTGCAATTAATCTAGATCCTATTACTCCTGCCATAGTTACAGATCCTAATATGGCTGCGCTACCACCATATTCTGTTGGGATTGCTGATGGTAAAGGAATTTTAAGAGATTCTAATGGAAATCCTTATGGAGTTTCGACAATAGTTACTCGAGAGATGTCAAATCCATTGGCTTATACCCAAACAAGATTAGGAAATTATGATTGGTCAGATAATTTTGTTGGAAATGCTTACCTCGAAGTGGAGCCTATAAAAGGATTAAAATTTAGAACTACATTAGGAGGTAAATTAGCTTACTGGGGTTATGAAAATTTTACACCAGTTTCTTATTTGAATTCAGATAATATAACTAAACTGAATAATCTTTCAAGAAATACAAACAAAGGTTTCGGATGGAATATTGAGAATGTAGTTTCATATACAAAAAGTGTAGGTAATCATAATTTTAGTGTGTTACTAGGTCAAGGTGCTTATGTAGATAACCAAAATAGTGGTTCGACAATTACTTATACTAATTTGCCAGTAGATAATCGTAATGATGCCTCTTTTAATTTTAATCTTCCTAAGGATCAGATAAACGCTACTGCTAAAACAGGAAATGAGCATAGAGTAACTTCTATATTTTCTAGATTAACATATGATTATAAAGAAAAATATTTAGCAACAGGTATTATTCGTAGAGATGGATCTTCAAGATTTGGGGCAAATAATAAATATGGAACATTCCCTTCATTTTCTCTAGGATGGGTTCCTTCAAAAGAAGATTTTTGGATTGAAAATAAAGTAGTAAACCAGTTAAAATTCAGAGGAGGTTATGGAGTAACGGGTAATGATAATATTGGAGATTTTAAATATTTGGCAACAGTTGGGGATGGTCGTAATTATACCATAGGAACTTCAGGATCTGTAACCATAGGAAATAGCCCTGATGCACCATCAAATCCAGATTTAAAATGGGAAGAAACAAGTCAGACAAATATTGGTTTAGATGCTACTTTCTTTTCTGATTTTAGTTTATCAGTTGATTGGTATATTAAAAAAACTACAGGAATTCTTCAGGATATTCAATTACCAGGTTATGTAGGTTCAGGGAATCCAACAGGAAACGTTGCCGATATGGAAAATAAAGGTATCGATTTAGAATTAGGATACCGTAAAAAAGTAGGACAGGTTAATGTATCTCTTAGTGCAAACATATCTTATTTAGAAAATGAAGTAACTTATTTAGGGCGTGGAATTGATTTTCTTCCATCAGGTGAGCAATATCAAGCGTCTACATATGATATTACAAGAACTCAAGTTGGACAGCCTTTTGGATCATTCTATGGATTTAAAACAGCTGGAATTTTCCAAAATCAAAATGAAATTAACTCTTATAAAAACGCAGCAGGAGGATTAATTCAGCCAGATGCTAAACCTGGAGATTTCCGTTGGACAGATATCAATGGGGATGGAAAAATTACTGCTGATGACAGAACATTTATTGGTAGTCCAATCCCAAAATACACTTTTGGATTTACAGTTAATTTAGATTACAAAAACTTTGATTTATTGATTTTTACACAAGGAGCTGCAGGAAATGACATCTTTCAAGGATTACGTAGGTTAGATATTGAAAATTCTAATTACCAAACGGCAGCTTTAGGGCGTTGGACAGGTGAAGGTACATCTAATACTTACCCAAGATTAACATCTGATGATACCAACAAAAACTTTAATAATCCTTCTAATTTTTATCTTGAAAAAGGAGATTACATAAGAATTAAAACAATTCAGTTAGGATATTCATTACCAACTAAAGTTATTGGACAAATTGGTTTAGAAAAAACTAGAGTGTATTTAACAGGTGAGAACTTATTCACTTTTACTAAGTACACTGGATTTGATCCTGAAATTGGAGCAAGTGGTACTAGTAATGTTATGGGTATTGATAGAGGTTTTTATCCTCAGGCTAAAACTATAATGTTAGGAGTTAATTTACAATTTTAA
- a CDS encoding cellulase family glycosylhydrolase, which produces MKKIIFPLLVLFSLTSFGQGFLHQSGQNIVDGKGKNIVLRGLGLGGWMVQEGYMIQTEPFASPQYVIKQKITDLIGTEKTKKFYEAYRANGITKRDIDSLAKWGFNSIRLPMHYNLYTPPIEAEKNGEITWIEEGFTMTDNLLKWCAENKIYLILDLHAVPGGQGKDAAISDYDETKPSVWESEANRKKMIELWRKLALRYKDNPWIGGYDIINEPNWNFTGTNKNGCDETLNAPLRELQVAITKAIREVDKNHMIIIEGNCWGNNYNGMFPLWDDNMVLSFHKYWNYNTIASIQKMLDYRKQYNVPIWMGEGGENSNVWFKEAISLFESNNIGWAFWPMKKIENIAGIASVTKTPEYEKLRLYWKDGGEKPSPDFAEKALMQLAENFKLENTTIKTDVLDAMFRQVRTNETKSYKKRVLPARIYATEYDLGTNGFAYSDKDFVNYRVETGTFEEWNKGKTMRNDGVDILPCKDDSTNGYQVSFIENTEWLQFTATTKATTFDVAIRYSSEKEEGRLHLENETGKISNTITLPATGNNATWKTIILSGVKLKKGENKIKVVFDNGGFNLNYLDFTLAKK; this is translated from the coding sequence ATGAAAAAAATAATATTCCCATTACTAGTATTGTTTTCATTGACATCATTTGGACAAGGATTTTTGCACCAAAGCGGACAAAATATTGTAGATGGAAAAGGTAAAAATATAGTATTAAGAGGATTAGGATTAGGAGGTTGGATGGTTCAGGAAGGATATATGATTCAGACCGAACCATTTGCAAGTCCACAATATGTAATAAAACAAAAAATAACAGATTTAATAGGAACTGAAAAAACGAAGAAGTTTTACGAGGCATATAGAGCCAACGGAATAACCAAAAGAGATATCGATTCGTTAGCCAAATGGGGGTTCAACTCCATACGTTTGCCAATGCATTATAATTTATACACACCACCTATTGAAGCAGAAAAAAATGGAGAAATCACTTGGATAGAAGAAGGTTTCACAATGACTGATAACTTATTAAAGTGGTGTGCTGAAAATAAAATATACCTTATTTTAGACCTTCATGCTGTACCAGGAGGGCAAGGAAAAGATGCTGCAATTTCAGATTATGATGAAACAAAACCATCCGTTTGGGAAAGTGAAGCCAATCGCAAAAAAATGATTGAATTATGGAGAAAGCTAGCTTTACGTTATAAAGATAATCCATGGATAGGAGGGTATGATATTATAAACGAGCCCAATTGGAATTTTACAGGAACAAATAAAAATGGTTGTGATGAAACGTTAAATGCGCCTTTACGTGAACTTCAGGTTGCTATAACAAAAGCAATTCGAGAAGTAGATAAAAACCACATGATTATTATCGAAGGAAACTGCTGGGGTAATAATTATAATGGCATGTTTCCGCTGTGGGATGATAATATGGTGTTAAGTTTTCACAAATATTGGAATTATAATACAATAGCCTCAATTCAGAAAATGCTAGATTATAGAAAACAATATAATGTGCCAATCTGGATGGGAGAAGGAGGAGAAAATTCGAATGTTTGGTTTAAAGAGGCTATTTCTTTATTTGAATCAAATAATATAGGATGGGCATTTTGGCCGATGAAAAAAATAGAAAATATTGCAGGAATTGCTTCTGTTACCAAAACGCCAGAATATGAGAAACTACGTTTATATTGGAAAGATGGAGGAGAAAAACCAAGTCCTGATTTTGCAGAAAAAGCATTGATGCAATTAGCAGAAAATTTTAAATTAGAGAATACCACAATAAAGACAGACGTACTTGACGCAATGTTTCGTCAAGTACGTACAAATGAAACAAAAAGTTATAAAAAACGAGTTTTACCAGCGAGAATATATGCAACCGAATACGACTTGGGAACAAATGGATTCGCCTATTCGGATAAAGATTTTGTGAACTATCGCGTAGAAACAGGAACATTTGAAGAATGGAACAAAGGGAAAACAATGCGAAATGATGGAGTAGATATTTTGCCTTGTAAAGATGATTCCACAAATGGATATCAAGTATCGTTTATTGAAAACACCGAATGGTTACAATTTACAGCAACCACAAAAGCAACCACATTTGATGTTGCAATTCGTTACTCGAGCGAAAAAGAGGAAGGAAGATTACATCTGGAAAATGAAACTGGAAAAATATCCAATACAATTACACTTCCAGCAACAGGAAATAATGCAACCTGGAAAACAATTATACTCTCAGGAGTAAAGCTGAAAAAAGGAGAAAACAAAATAAAAGTTGTTTTCGATAACGGAGGATTTAACTTGAACTACTTAGATTTTACGCTGGCTAAGAAGTAA
- a CDS encoding glycoside hydrolase family 30 protein codes for MNQYFKKIIKVALFAAIVILQLKCSSSSDTVDPAATLPPVVTNPPVTVTNEVDFWLTKGDQTVLLTKQNGVLGFNTTTNSYTNIEVNESQKYQTIDGFGYTLTGGSAAVINQLTAQKKKDLLQELFGSTETSISVNYIRISIGASDLNATPFTYNDLPKGDTDLELTRFSLDPDRNGVLALLKEILAINPNIKILATPWSAPLWMKDKDSFIGGSLKTEYYNVYAKYFVKYIQQMKNEGIVIDAVTPQNEPLHDGNNPSMHMTAVEQANFIKNNLGPAFKAANVATKIIAYDHNCDNTQYAMTILGDPIASPFVDGSAFHLYAGNINALTTVHNAFPNKNLYFTEQFTSSTGDFKGDLKWHLKNVIIGSMRNWSKNVLEWNLANNGSFAPHTQGGCTTCKGALTVNSSDSFNRNVAYYIIAHASKFVPVGSIRISSNISGNLQNVAFVTPTGKKVLIVENDGDTNVIFNIKFNGKWVTTSLDGGSVGTYTWK; via the coding sequence ATGAATCAATATTTTAAAAAAATTATAAAAGTAGCATTATTCGCAGCAATAGTAATCTTGCAGCTTAAATGCTCTTCTTCTAGTGATACTGTAGATCCAGCAGCAACTCTGCCACCAGTAGTAACAAATCCACCAGTTACAGTAACAAATGAGGTAGATTTTTGGTTAACCAAAGGAGATCAAACAGTATTGCTAACCAAACAAAATGGAGTTCTTGGATTTAATACCACAACAAACTCATACACCAATATAGAGGTAAATGAATCTCAAAAATACCAAACGATTGATGGTTTTGGTTATACATTAACTGGAGGTAGTGCTGCCGTAATTAATCAATTAACGGCTCAGAAAAAAAAGGATTTATTGCAAGAACTATTTGGTTCGACAGAAACATCAATTTCAGTAAATTATATAAGAATAAGTATTGGAGCATCAGATTTAAATGCAACGCCTTTTACCTATAATGATTTACCAAAAGGAGATACAGATCTTGAATTAACTCGGTTTAGTTTAGATCCTGATAGAAATGGAGTACTAGCACTCTTAAAAGAAATTTTGGCAATTAATCCAAATATTAAAATTTTAGCGACTCCTTGGTCAGCACCGCTTTGGATGAAAGATAAAGATAGCTTTATTGGTGGAAGTCTGAAAACAGAATATTATAACGTGTATGCAAAATATTTTGTAAAATACATTCAGCAAATGAAGAATGAGGGAATTGTTATTGATGCTGTAACACCACAAAATGAACCATTGCATGATGGTAATAATCCAAGTATGCATATGACAGCTGTAGAGCAAGCAAATTTTATTAAAAATAATTTAGGACCCGCTTTTAAGGCTGCCAATGTTGCAACAAAGATTATTGCTTACGATCATAATTGTGATAACACACAATATGCTATGACGATTCTAGGAGATCCTATTGCAAGCCCTTTTGTAGATGGATCAGCCTTTCATTTATATGCAGGAAACATCAATGCACTCACAACAGTTCATAATGCATTCCCAAATAAAAATCTATACTTCACAGAGCAGTTTACATCTTCGACAGGAGATTTTAAAGGAGATCTAAAATGGCATCTTAAAAATGTGATTATTGGCTCAATGCGTAATTGGAGTAAAAATGTATTAGAATGGAATTTGGCAAATAACGGTTCTTTTGCACCCCATACTCAAGGAGGTTGTACCACATGTAAAGGAGCATTGACAGTAAATTCGAGTGATTCATTTAATCGCAATGTGGCTTATTATATTATAGCCCATGCTTCAAAATTTGTTCCAGTAGGATCTATAAGAATTTCGAGTAATATAAGTGGGAATTTGCAAAACGTAGCTTTTGTAACACCAACTGGGAAGAAAGTTTTAATTGTAGAAAATGATGGAGATACCAACGTGATATTTAATATAAAATTTAATGGGAAGTGGGTTACTACATCATTGGACGGAGGTTCAGTAGGGACTTATACTTGGAAATAA
- a CDS encoding glycoside hydrolase family 30 protein yields the protein MKKNSYKILCLLVTLTAFSQQQKNKQEFTTNGKKIAVYTTADNSKLRITPTDNLVFSTSKQPLETEISIFVEPKKTYQAFMGIGGAITDASAEVFAKLSKEKQAEFLKAYYDTQNGIGYSLLRTTIHSSDFSSGSYTYVEEGDKDLKTFNIDHDRQYRIPMIKEAMKAANNNLVLYVAPWSPPAFMKSNKDMLKGGTLLPEYNQAWANYYVKFIKAYEKEGMPIWGTSVQNEPMATQTWESCIYSAEAERDFIKNFLGPTMKKAGLGDKKIIAWDHNRDLMSQRANVIYSDPEASKYVWGMGFHWYETWTGGTPMFDNVKQVNQDYPDKKLMFTEGCVEKFDAAKYQFWPNAERYGIAMINDFNNGTVGWTDWNILLDQNGGPNHVGNFCFAPIHANTTTGELIYTPSYYYIGHFSKFIRPNAKRVSTAVSRSSLLSTSFLNADGKMITVVMNQTDLSVTYNLIIASEKTVVTIPAHAMQTLVY from the coding sequence ATGAAAAAAAACAGCTATAAGATTCTTTGCTTATTGGTTACGTTGACCGCTTTTTCGCAACAACAAAAAAACAAGCAAGAGTTTACAACAAATGGAAAAAAAATTGCAGTTTATACAACAGCAGATAATTCAAAATTAAGAATTACACCAACAGATAATTTAGTTTTTTCTACCTCAAAACAACCATTAGAAACCGAAATATCAATTTTTGTAGAACCTAAAAAGACCTATCAAGCCTTCATGGGAATTGGAGGAGCAATCACAGATGCAAGTGCTGAGGTTTTTGCCAAATTATCAAAAGAAAAGCAAGCCGAATTTTTAAAAGCGTACTACGATACTCAAAACGGAATAGGCTATTCGTTGCTAAGAACAACGATTCATAGTTCTGATTTTAGCAGTGGAAGCTATACTTATGTTGAGGAAGGAGATAAAGATTTAAAAACCTTTAATATTGATCATGACAGACAATATCGCATACCTATGATTAAAGAGGCAATGAAAGCTGCTAATAATAATCTAGTTTTATATGTAGCACCTTGGAGTCCACCAGCATTTATGAAAAGCAATAAAGACATGCTAAAAGGAGGAACTTTATTGCCAGAATACAATCAAGCTTGGGCAAATTATTATGTGAAATTTATAAAGGCATACGAAAAAGAGGGAATGCCAATTTGGGGGACATCAGTTCAGAATGAACCAATGGCAACACAAACATGGGAATCTTGTATTTATTCGGCAGAAGCAGAGAGAGATTTTATTAAAAACTTCCTTGGTCCAACGATGAAAAAAGCAGGTTTAGGCGATAAAAAAATTATTGCTTGGGATCATAATCGTGATTTAATGAGCCAAAGAGCTAATGTAATTTACTCCGATCCAGAAGCTTCAAAATATGTTTGGGGAATGGGCTTTCATTGGTATGAAACATGGACAGGTGGAACGCCTATGTTTGATAATGTAAAACAAGTAAATCAAGACTATCCAGATAAAAAATTAATGTTTACAGAAGGGTGTGTTGAAAAATTTGATGCTGCTAAATATCAATTTTGGCCAAACGCTGAAAGATATGGAATCGCTATGATTAATGATTTTAATAACGGTACAGTGGGTTGGACAGATTGGAATATTCTTTTGGACCAAAACGGAGGACCAAATCACGTAGGTAATTTTTGTTTTGCCCCAATACATGCAAATACAACCACAGGAGAATTAATCTATACGCCATCATATTATTATATCGGGCATTTTTCAAAATTTATTCGCCCAAATGCAAAAAGAGTAAGTACAGCAGTAAGCAGAAGTTCTTTATTAAGTACCTCATTTCTTAATGCAGATGGTAAGATGATTACTGTTGTAATGAATCAAACGGATTTAAGCGTGACTTATAATCTAATTATAGCATCAGAAAAAACAGTTGTTACAATACCTGCTCATGCCATGCAAACTTTAGTATATTAA